The DNA region CGTTGACAAATGTTATGTTCGTATCGAATACGAGCTCCTCCTCTCCAGATTCGATGTAGTCGCAGTAAACTTTGACATAGTAAGTCACTGAAGTGTTGCCTTTTCGAGTACGGTTAATATCAAATTTTAAGACCGACCCCAGGCGGATGTTCTTCCTGAATACGACTTTATCGAGTCCAATGGTCACGAACCTGTGACCGGGAAAATCCAGATTAGCTGTGATGTAGCCGTATTCATCAACCCACTGTAACAGGTAACCGCCGAACAGGAAACCGTAGTGATTAAGGTGCTCAGGTAATACAAGCTTGTGGTTTATCATGGTTACGTACCTTTCCCCTGGCTGTGTTATTAAAGGTCTTGCCCTTTTTGTTTACTTGCCGCAGGTTTGCTATACGGCACTGCAATACCCGCATACATTTCTTATGCTGCCCCGGCAGGATATTCTATCCAATCCCATTTGTAAGGTCAATTCTCGATTGACACATAAATCCCTACCTGATACTCTGACGCATTAAAGAGATATTCATGAATGACATAATTCCAGAAAATAACAAGCATTCGGATCATAACAGTAAAGCAAACTGAATAGGAGGAAATAATATGGAAGTTGAAAACGCATTAAAGAAGGCAATCATGGTTGAAAAAGAAGCAATGAAAAAATATATGGAATACGCGAGGGCGACAAATAATGTAGCTGGGAAGAACATGTTCATCATATTAGCACTAGATGAGTGGGACCATATGTCTATACTCGAGAAACAGCTGGCAAGCCTTTCGAGCCGGGGCAATTGGGATAGAGCTGAAATCTCTAAATCGGAAATTGAATTATTAATACCTAAACTGAAGGAAACCAGAAAAAATACAAGTCGGGAATCCGGAATAGGCGACCTCGAAGCTCTATCTACGGCACTCAGCGAGGAACAGGCGGCCAATGAATATTACCTGAAACAGGCCGGGCTGATGACAGACGCAGCGGCTAAAAAAATGTACCTTAGGCTCGCCGAAATGGAAGACGCTCATTACAAGATACTGGAAGCTGAAATAGACGGTATCAAGGGCAGCGGCTTCTGGCTGGGTTTCCCGGAGTTCACTATGGACTGATACTGTCCAATAGTAGTTTGAATCTAAATATTTGTTGACAGCAAAATCCCGTCCTGCTACCTTATCCGCTGAAAAGCAGATACTTAGGCGGTAAATAAACGAAGTCCAAATAGAGAAAGGAGAATTTTATGAAGCGTAATCTGTTTAAGAGGTTGATAGTAACGGGTATTATGTCGGCAGTCATTGGGATCGGCGGATATGGGGCTGCCGCTGATCACGCGGCTTCTCATGCGGCTCCGCACTGGTCTTATGAAGGTGACCATGGCCCGGCCCACTGGGGAGAATTCGGCGAAGCCTGCGCTGAAGGCAAGAGGCAGTCGCCGGTAAACATCACTGGCGCAGAGACGTCAAGCCTGCCGAATATAGACATAAAATACAAGCCCTCGAAGCTCAACATACTCAATAACGGACACACCATACAGGTCAACTACGAGGAAGGCAGCAGCATTGTCCTTGACGCCTCCGAGTATAAACTCCTCCAGTTCCACTTCCACGACCCCAGCGAGCACACGGTAGACGGCAAGTCTTACGGTATGGAACTCCACCTCGTTCACAAGAACGACAATGGCGACCTGGCAGTCATCGGGGTGTTAATAGAAGAAGGCAAGGAGAACAACGCCTTCAAACAGATATGGGCCAATATGCCAAAGAAGGCGGATGAGAAGAAAGAGGTAAAGGGGGCATCCATAGACGCTTCCACGCTCCTGCCAGAATCCCTTGCATACTATACCTATCCCGGCTCTCTTACCACACCTCCGTGTACCGAGAGTGTGACATGGCTCGTCCTGAAGGAACCTATACAGATGTCGGCGGCGCAGATAAAGGCGTTTAAAAAGCTTATTAACGTCAACAACAGACCGATCCAGCCACTTAACGAGCGCAAGATAAATACGATGTAGCGTCCAGTCCGGAAGAACTTTGTCAGTTTAATTGCCCCCGGGGATCTTAATGACGTCCGGGGGCATTGTTTTTTGAAGTAAAGGAAGGAAAGGGGACAGATTTATTTTACTTTTCCTCATCATATAAATAATATCTGGTCATTTATGGCCTCAGTCATGAATGTCGTCATTCCCATGCTCATGTCAACCTCATCAATGAGTTCATCCCTTGAGATGTTAAGAAGCCCCATTGAACTTGTACATGAATAAAGCTTCACCCCCATTGCACTGGCCTCTGTGATCAGTCCTGATATCTTATGTATGTGGCCTTTTCTGATATTGTCTTCAAGAATATCTTTATGAGTCTCACCCTCACTGTCAAGATTGAATTCAACCCTATCCTTTTTTCTAAAATATTCCAGGGCCCAGTAGGTAATAAAGCATCTTGATTCCCTGCCCAGGGCGGCCGCAGTTAATGCAAGGGAAAGACCGTGGTATAAACGGTCAAATGCTCCACTGTGAAATATTATTGCAAATCCTCTATTGTCCATAGAAAATACCACTACCCTTTCCCTCTCCATTAAAGAGAGGTGGATTTCATCTATGCGCGTTTTGTCCTTATAGTTGCGGCCCAGTCAAGCAGGGAAACACCCTTGGTCCTTGCAGCAGCATATTTATCTCCCAAGTCATCAAGCTCGGATTTAGTCAGTCTTTCGGAAAGTATTGCAAGTCCGTCACAATTGGAGACATGAACCAGTAGGGTCCTTGCTGCATTGGCCGCATCTTTTGCCTCAGAATCTGTAAGCGTATCTTTTTGCAATAACGCCAGACAGGCGCGGGCTGTCCCAATAACACCATCGTGCTCTGACACAAGCTGGTCAACATATTCCCCTAACAAGGTACGCATGGCTGGATATAGTGTTTCCTCCTCGTATCTGAAATGAGGTCCTATGAGAACATTCAAGTTGCCTAATATCTCACGCGCCTTTACAACATCCTTTGTTTGAAGCGCTTTAATAATATCAAGCAATCCGTCTCTTACCTTCCTGTGGTCCTCTCTGAATTCAGTTATAGGATCTAATTTAGTAGCCATAATTACTCTCCTCCTTGGTTAATATAGTTTTATTGATGAATTCATCATAACAGAGTATGTTTTTTTGGGTCAACACTTTTATTTAAAAATGAAGCGCTGTGTATGTTATCTAACCAATTTTGGGTAACGGAAGATGCTGCATGTTCGATCTTGCATCTCCCATTCACACAAGGTTATTCCTGATGGCATAATGAATCAGCTCTGCATTGTTTTTAAGATTAATTTTATGCAGGATACGTGTGCGGTAAGTACTGATAGTGGGAAGGCTTAGTGAGAGTTGTCTTGCAATTTCACCAGTTGATTTTCCGGACGCTAACATGACCATAACCTGATACTCCCTGTCCGATAGTTTGTCGTGAGCCGGCTGCTCATCACTTTTATTAAGATCTGCTGCCAGTTTTTCCGCAAGGGCTGAACTGATATATTTTCTGCCTACTGACACCCTTCTGATGGCCGTTAATAATTCATCAGGAATACTCCCTTTAGTCAAATAGCCGGAGGCACCCGTCTTTAATGCACGTACAGCATATAGTTCCTCAGGATGCATGCTGATAATCAATACAGGAGGACGTTTTTTTTCATTCTGCAGCATCCCCAGGACCTCAAGTCCGCTCATGTCAGGAAGTGAAATGTCCAGTATAATAATATCGTAACTATTTTCCTTAATCCTGTCTAACAACTCCCTGCCAGTACTGACCTCATCTTCAATTGCAATATCGTGAGATTCGGAGACAATTTTTTTCAATCCCTCACGGAATATCGGATGGTCGTCTACTATTATTATCCGAATCATATTCATGTCCCTTTACTGACACAGGAATTGTTGCCAATACCTTCGTCCCTTTATCTGGTATCCCGCTTATAATTAGTTTCCCTCCTAAGTAAAGTGTCCGTTCCTGCATACCGAGGAGTCCAAAGGAAAAGGGATTATTTATTTTTTCAACATTGATACCCTTTCCGTTATCTTCTATCTTCATTATCAAAGTGTCTTCATCTACCTTCAGTTCAACAGTAACCTTGGTAGCGCCTGAATGTCGTGCAACGTTAGTCACTGCCTCCTGCAGGATACGGAAAACAGCAGTTGCCCGATTTTTATTCATGTTAATATCTTCGCAACTTATTAAACACTTACACCTGATCTTTGCCCTTTTCTGAAATTCACTCATATACCATTTAATAGCTGAAATGAGGCCAAGATGATCCAGGATGTCAGGTCTCAGCTCTGTTGATATACGGCGTACTGTCTCTATACCAGTATCAGCCAGCTTCACTAATGACTCCCCTGCCCTTTGAACCTTCTCAGGGTTAACACAACTATTGGATGTAATCAGGGATGATTCCATTTTTACTGCGGTAAATAGACCACCTAATTCGTCATGAAGTTCGGCAGCAATATATTTCCTCTCTGCCTCCCTCAAATCCTGGAGATGAGCGGAAAGATTACGAAATTTCTGATGTGATTTCTCAAGCTCTTCAATGGCATTTGACCTTTCTATCTCTATGCGCTTGCGCTCGAGGGCAAAATGTATTGTGCGGGCAAGGAGATTTCCTTCAACCTCCCCCTTGCCCAGATAGTCCTGAGCGCCTTTTTGCACCGCCATAATCCCAATATCCTTGTCATTTAGCCCGGTCAGAACAACTATCGGGGTCGAAGGTGATATTTCACGTACTCTTTCAAAAGTCTCGAATCCCCAGCTATCAGAAAGATTGAGATCCAGCAATATAACATCAAATAGCCCGTTCTTGAGAATCTCCAAGGCGTCTGAAAGCTTTGTTACATGAGTTGGTTCAAATATGGCCCTGCTGTATTCTTTCAACATTTCCGTGATCAGCCTGACATAACCAGGGTCGTCTTCAATATATAACAGACTGATGGGTTTATTTTCTACTGGGTCCATACCTTCATATTTCCGGTGGCAAGCCGATTTTGTAAAATATACAGCAGGATAGCATATAAGTACTGCATTATCAATTGATCAGGAAGCTGATGCGGGGGCGGAAGAAAATCATGGCATTGACAAGACATATGTTTTTGAGGTAATTAAATATGGTAGAATATGGTCACGATAAGGAATACAGTAGTTTACCCTCTATTATTAATCTCTATGTTGCTTCTCTTTGCAACAGTTGCGAGACCTGCTCATGATGAGACTCCTCAATCTGTCTTAAATAGTATTCGTTATTGGAAGGATCCGAACTATACCAGGATAGTGATTGATTTAAATAGTCCTGTAACTTTCAGGGAAAAGTATCTTCCAAATCCTGACAGGCTTTTTATTGATCTCCACAATACAATTATGGGCAATGGTATTAATCCGATTCAGATAAGCGACGGAGTTGTAACTCAGGTACGGGCAGGACAGTTTGATAAAGAAACTGCGCGCGTGGTTATTGAACTTAATGCGAGGGCCGGGTATAAGATTCTGCCTCTTTCATCACCGGACAGGCTGGTAATAGATGTTTTAAGAGACACAGCGCCACCCGCAATGGAACATAAACAAAGAATGGAAAAAGATGATAATAATAATATCATCATACCCGGCCAGACGATCGTAATAGACGCCGGTCATGGAGGTAAAGACCCCGGCGCCATAGGCAGGAGCGGCCTTAAAGAAAAAGACATAGTGCTTGATGTAGCCCTCCGGTTAAGGAAGCTTGTAAAAGAAAAGCTCGGTGTCAATGTGATAATGACAAGGGACACGGATGTCTTTATCCCACTTGAAGAAAGGACTGCCATCGCCAATACGAGGGGGGCTGATTTCTTTGTGTCTGTTCATGCCAATTCAAGCAGGAGGGCAGGCGCTAAGGGAGTTGAGACATACCTGCTTGGCAGGGCAACTGACAGGGATG from Nitrospirota bacterium includes:
- a CDS encoding acyl-CoA thioesterase, whose translation is MINHKLVLPEHLNHYGFLFGGYLLQWVDEYGYITANLDFPGHRFVTIGLDKVVFRKNIRLGSVLKFDINRTRKGNTSVTYYVKVYCDYIESGEEELVFDTNITFVNVDEDGTKKAI
- a CDS encoding DsrE/DsrF/DrsH-like family protein; translation: MERERVVVFSMDNRGFAIIFHSGAFDRLYHGLSLALTAAALGRESRCFITYWALEYFRKKDRVEFNLDSEGETHKDILEDNIRKGHIHKISGLITEASAMGVKLYSCTSSMGLLNISRDELIDEVDMSMGMTTFMTEAINDQILFI
- a CDS encoding response regulator transcription factor translates to MIRIIIVDDHPIFREGLKKIVSESHDIAIEDEVSTGRELLDRIKENSYDIIILDISLPDMSGLEVLGMLQNEKKRPPVLIISMHPEELYAVRALKTGASGYLTKGSIPDELLTAIRRVSVGRKYISSALAEKLAADLNKSDEQPAHDKLSDREYQVMVMLASGKSTGEIARQLSLSLPTISTYRTRILHKINLKNNAELIHYAIRNNLV
- a CDS encoding carbonic anhydrase family protein, with the protein product MKRNLFKRLIVTGIMSAVIGIGGYGAAADHAASHAAPHWSYEGDHGPAHWGEFGEACAEGKRQSPVNITGAETSSLPNIDIKYKPSKLNILNNGHTIQVNYEEGSSIVLDASEYKLLQFHFHDPSEHTVDGKSYGMELHLVHKNDNGDLAVIGVLIEEGKENNAFKQIWANMPKKADEKKEVKGASIDASTLLPESLAYYTYPGSLTTPPCTESVTWLVLKEPIQMSAAQIKAFKKLINVNNRPIQPLNERKINTM
- a CDS encoding hemerythrin domain-containing protein, yielding MATKLDPITEFREDHRKVRDGLLDIIKALQTKDVVKAREILGNLNVLIGPHFRYEEETLYPAMRTLLGEYVDQLVSEHDGVIGTARACLALLQKDTLTDSEAKDAANAARTLLVHVSNCDGLAILSERLTKSELDDLGDKYAAARTKGVSLLDWAATIRTKRA
- a CDS encoding N-acetylmuramoyl-L-alanine amidase, translating into MVTIRNTVVYPLLLISMLLLFATVARPAHDETPQSVLNSIRYWKDPNYTRIVIDLNSPVTFREKYLPNPDRLFIDLHNTIMGNGINPIQISDGVVTQVRAGQFDKETARVVIELNARAGYKILPLSSPDRLVIDVLRDTAPPAMEHKQRMEKDDNNNIIIPGQTIVIDAGHGGKDPGAIGRSGLKEKDIVLDVALRLRKLVKEKLGVNVIMTRDTDVFIPLEERTAIANTRGADFFVSVHANSSRRAGAKGVETYLLGRATDRDAMATAERENNATEKSLNTLQLILTDLLNTAKKEESLRLAHYVQENMIGHMETRYKVTDLGVKQAPFYVLVNARMPSILAEISFISNPEEEKLLADADHRQEIAEAILKGIRKYIQATPLLAQPKEANYSSLQ
- a CDS encoding response regulator, translated to MDPVENKPISLLYIEDDPGYVRLITEMLKEYSRAIFEPTHVTKLSDALEILKNGLFDVILLDLNLSDSWGFETFERVREISPSTPIVVLTGLNDKDIGIMAVQKGAQDYLGKGEVEGNLLARTIHFALERKRIEIERSNAIEELEKSHQKFRNLSAHLQDLREAERKYIAAELHDELGGLFTAVKMESSLITSNSCVNPEKVQRAGESLVKLADTGIETVRRISTELRPDILDHLGLISAIKWYMSEFQKRAKIRCKCLISCEDINMNKNRATAVFRILQEAVTNVARHSGATKVTVELKVDEDTLIMKIEDNGKGINVEKINNPFSFGLLGMQERTLYLGGKLIISGIPDKGTKVLATIPVSVKGHEYDSDNNSRRPSDIP
- a CDS encoding ferritin family protein, with product MEVENALKKAIMVEKEAMKKYMEYARATNNVAGKNMFIILALDEWDHMSILEKQLASLSSRGNWDRAEISKSEIELLIPKLKETRKNTSRESGIGDLEALSTALSEEQAANEYYLKQAGLMTDAAAKKMYLRLAEMEDAHYKILEAEIDGIKGSGFWLGFPEFTMD